Below is a genomic region from Paenibacillus rhizovicinus.
CAAGGCTGTTTCGGTTGTTGCCCTTCATCCAAATCCACCCTCTCCCATGTATCCAAGACCCTACTTCCGCCCGTAATCCGCCTTGATTTCGCCCCACTGCTTCGTCTGCCACTTCAGCACCTTGTTGCTGTACGTGTTCGTTTGAAGCCAGCGGACCGCGCGGTCGACCATGTCCCAGATTTCAACGGTCGACGCGTCGCGCGGCAGCGTGGTGGAGACGTTCTTCTGCTTCACCCATTTGAGCGCGTTCATGGAATCGCTGTACACCGTCTTGCTGCTGCCCTGCTGCTTCAGCAGCGCGAGCGCGTGGACGATGGCGAGAAACTCGCCGAGGTTGTTCGTTCCCTTCTTCACGGGCCCGACCGCGAAAATCACTTCGCCGGTCTGCGTATCCACGCCCTTATATTCCACCGGACCCGGATTGCCGCTCGTGCCGACGTCTACGGAAATGCTGTCATAGTCGATTTCGCCCGGCTCTGCTTCTGCAGCGGAAGGCTTCCTGCGGAACTGGCCGCTCCCGCTCTTCGCGGCGCCGGAACCCCCGGCGGCCTTAGCGCCCCCGCCTTGTCCCCAAAACTTCTTCCAGCCGCCCCGGTAGGCTTCGTCCGCCTCGGCCCGGCTTTCGTACGATTTGAATTTGGCATCGTCAAACTTATTGATCTGTTCCTGGCATTCGCCCCAGCTCGCATACACGCCCGGCTGGCGTCCGACCCAGACGACGTAAAATTTCTGTTTGGCCATTCCCGCACCTTCTTCTATTCATCATTCTTGTCCGCTCCGCCGCGAAGGACGGGCTTTACCGTTTCGACGGACGAACCGCAAAACCCTCCATGCCCGCCAAAATTCATGGCCTCGCCCGCAAGCAGGATCAATGGCTGAAGAAGACGATCTGGATGAAGAACAGCACCGCGAACACGTAGAAAACGGGATGCACGTCCCTGCCCTTGCCCCGGGCCAGCTTCAGAAGCGGATACGCGATGAAGCCGATGCCGATCCCCGTCGCGATGCTGTACGTAAGCGGCATCAGCACGACGATCAGAAACGCGGGAAAAGCTTCCTCCAGCTCGCTCCATTCGATCCGCCGCAGCACGTCGAGCATCAGGAAGCCGACGATGATCAGCGAAGGCGCCGTGATCGCGGGCATGCCCGCCAGCATCGCAATGACGGGCGAGAAGAACAGCGTGAGCGCCAGCAGCACGCAGACGACGACCGCCGTCAGCCCCGTCCGGCCGCCGATGGCGACGCCTGCGCTGGATTCGATGTAAGCCGACGTCGGGCTCGTGCCGAGCAGCGCGCCGACGGAAGTGCCTGCCGCATCCGCCAGCAGCGCCCCCTGGGAACGCGGGAATTTGCCGTCCTTCAGCAGCTTCGCCTGTTCCGCGACGCCGAGCATCGTGCCCGTCGTATCGAACAGCGTGATCAGCAGGAACGTGAAGATGACGGCGTACAGCCCTTTCTCGAACACGCCCCCGATATCCAGCCGGAACGCGGTCGCGTCCAAGCCGCTCGGCATGGCGACCAGATTCGAAGGTAAATCCATCTGATCCATCAGCAGGGCGATGACCGCCGTGATGAGCATGCCGACGAACAGGAATCCCCGTACCCGGTATGCCATGAGGACGAGCGAGATGACGAGGCCGACGATCGTCAGCGCCGTCATCGGTTCCGTCAGATCGCCGAGGGTCAGCAGCGTGGAGGGAGATGCGACGATGACGCCCGCGTTTTGCAGGCCGATGAACGTGATGAAGAGCCCGATGCCCGCCGTGATGGCGTGCTTCAGGCTTGTCGGTATGGCGTCCAGCAGCATGTAGCGGAACGATGTCAGCGACAGCAATATGAAAATCAATCCCGCGACGA
It encodes:
- the rnhA gene encoding ribonuclease H — its product is MAKQKFYVVWVGRQPGVYASWGECQEQINKFDDAKFKSYESRAEADEAYRGGWKKFWGQGGGAKAAGGSGAAKSGSGQFRRKPSAAEAEPGEIDYDSISVDVGTSGNPGPVEYKGVDTQTGEVIFAVGPVKKGTNNLGEFLAIVHALALLKQQGSSKTVYSDSMNALKWVKQKNVSTTLPRDASTVEIWDMVDRAVRWLQTNTYSNKVLKWQTKQWGEIKADYGRK
- a CDS encoding NCS2 family permease, coding for MDKLFKLQERGTSAGTEIMAGITTFLTMVYIVIVNPGILSKTGMDFHGVFIATVLASIVATLIMGLFANYPIVLAPGMGLNAYFAFTVVSPDDGVTWQIALGAVFVAGLIFILLSLTSFRYMLLDAIPTSLKHAITAGIGLFITFIGLQNAGVIVASPSTLLTLGDLTEPMTALTIVGLVISLVLMAYRVRGFLFVGMLITAVIALLMDQMDLPSNLVAMPSGLDATAFRLDIGGVFEKGLYAVIFTFLLITLFDTTGTMLGVAEQAKLLKDGKFPRSQGALLADAAGTSVGALLGTSPTSAYIESSAGVAIGGRTGLTAVVVCVLLALTLFFSPVIAMLAGMPAITAPSLIIVGFLMLDVLRRIEWSELEEAFPAFLIVVLMPLTYSIATGIGIGFIAYPLLKLARGKGRDVHPVFYVFAVLFFIQIVFFSH